A genomic region of Pirellulales bacterium contains the following coding sequences:
- a CDS encoding ABC transporter ATP-binding protein: MLSMASQAVLDPAVSSPADAKTDVVVETRNLSKIYRDFWGRQKVRALKALDLEVRRGEIFGLLGPNGSGKTTTIKLLLGLLFPTSGQALVFGKDASDVTKNERIGYLPEESYLYRFLNAEETLDFYGRLFDMPADLRRQRTGELIHLVKLDWAKRRQLKEYSKGMTRRIGLAQALINDPELIVLDEPTTGLDPIGCREMKDLILDLRDKGKTVLMCSHLLADVQDVCDRIAILHQGELKELGRVDSLLKIRDVTEIRASGLSDAAKEEIKAVIARHSGSLVSMDNPTSTLEELFLSIVQDAEARPGRRARVEG; encoded by the coding sequence ATTTTGTCCATGGCATCTCAGGCGGTCCTCGATCCCGCGGTCTCATCGCCGGCCGACGCGAAAACCGACGTCGTCGTCGAAACCAGAAACCTCTCCAAGATCTACCGAGACTTTTGGGGGCGGCAAAAGGTCCGCGCCCTCAAGGCACTCGACCTGGAAGTGCGGCGCGGCGAAATCTTCGGGCTGCTCGGTCCCAACGGGTCGGGCAAAACTACCACCATCAAGCTGCTCTTGGGCCTGCTCTTTCCCACCAGCGGCCAGGCGCTCGTCTTCGGCAAAGACGCCTCCGACGTCACCAAAAACGAACGCATCGGCTATCTGCCGGAAGAGTCGTATCTCTACCGCTTTTTGAACGCCGAAGAAACGCTCGACTTTTACGGCCGACTGTTCGATATGCCGGCCGACCTGCGCCGCCAGCGGACCGGCGAGTTGATCCATCTGGTCAAGCTCGACTGGGCCAAGCGGCGTCAGCTCAAAGAGTATTCCAAAGGCATGACGCGGCGCATCGGTCTGGCCCAGGCATTGATTAACGACCCGGAGTTGATCGTGCTCGACGAGCCGACCACGGGCCTCGATCCGATCGGCTGCCGCGAGATGAAAGACCTGATTCTCGACCTGCGCGACAAAGGCAAGACCGTGCTGATGTGCAGTCACCTTCTGGCCGACGTGCAGGACGTCTGCGACCGCATCGCCATTCTGCACCAGGGCGAGTTGAAGGAGCTGGGCCGCGTCGACAGCCTGCTCAAAATCCGCGACGTGACGGAAATCCGGGCTTCGGGCTTGAGCGACGCCGCCAAAGAAGAAATCAAAGCGGTCATTGCCCGGCACAGCGGGTCGCTGGTCTCGATGGACAACCCGACCAGCACGCTCGAAGAGCTGTTCCTGAGCATCGTGCAAGACGCCGAGGCGCGGCCCGGCCGGCGAGCGCGCGTGGAAGGCTAA
- the prmC gene encoding peptide chain release factor N(5)-glutamine methyltransferase produces MPPSETWTVGRLLQWTTNYLKQHGADSPRLDAEVLLAEVLGCPRIQLYASFEDVPGEAPRTAFRELVRRRAEGMPVAYLVGRREFYSLPFRVTPEVLIPRPETEFVVMRLLDLAVPAESQWQVADVGTGSGVVAVCAAKWLAASRVLAIDVSPTALAVASANADDHAVSDRIEFMESDLFAAVPAEKTFDYIVSNPPYVAEGEIDKLSRDIRDYEPRGALVAGPRGTEVIARLIPQAAERLTPGGWLLMEISPQIERPVRELVSGDARLQLGPTVKDLAGLGRVIQAQRSA; encoded by the coding sequence ATGCCTCCAAGCGAAACCTGGACCGTTGGGCGTCTCCTGCAGTGGACGACCAACTACTTGAAGCAGCACGGGGCCGATAGCCCTCGGCTCGACGCCGAGGTGTTGCTGGCGGAGGTGCTCGGCTGCCCGCGGATCCAGCTTTATGCCTCGTTCGAAGACGTGCCCGGCGAAGCGCCCCGCACCGCGTTTCGCGAGTTGGTGCGGCGGCGCGCCGAAGGGATGCCGGTGGCTTATCTGGTGGGTCGGCGCGAGTTCTACTCGCTCCCCTTTCGCGTCACGCCCGAGGTGCTCATCCCACGGCCCGAAACGGAATTTGTGGTGATGCGACTGCTGGATTTGGCCGTGCCCGCCGAGAGCCAGTGGCAGGTTGCCGACGTGGGGACGGGCAGCGGCGTGGTTGCGGTCTGCGCCGCCAAATGGCTGGCGGCCAGTCGCGTGTTGGCCATCGACGTCAGCCCCACGGCGCTGGCGGTGGCGTCGGCGAACGCGGACGACCACGCGGTGAGCGATCGAATTGAGTTTATGGAAAGCGACCTTTTTGCCGCCGTGCCTGCGGAGAAGACGTTTGATTACATCGTCTCCAATCCGCCCTACGTGGCCGAGGGCGAGATCGACAAGCTGTCGCGCGACATCCGCGACTACGAACCGCGCGGCGCGCTTGTGGCCGGCCCGCGCGGCACCGAGGTGATTGCCCGATTGATTCCGCAAGCGGCCGAACGGCTGACGCCGGGCGGTTGGTTGCTGATGGAAATCAGTCCGCAGATCGAGCGCCCGGTCCGCGAGTTGGTGTCGGGCGACGCCCGGCTGCAGTTGGGGCCGACTGTGAAAGACCTGGCCGGGCTAGGCCGTGTGATTCAGGCCCAGCGGAGTGCGTAG
- the prfA gene encoding peptide chain release factor 1 yields the protein MRELLDEKLARFEELDRKLLDPAVLTNSSQMAAVARERGSLAKLAMKYRHFLDLNKQISDTNEMIADGDAELRELAEAELPNLRAERETLWDELLDMTVGGEDANRAKCVMEIRAGTGGDEAALFARDLYEMYRHYAEQRGWKVEVLDLSPTELGGFKEIYLGLEGEDVYRLMRYESGGHRVQRVPQTEAKGRIHTSAATVAVLAEPEDVEIDLKPEDYRLDLFSASGPGGQHVNKTQSAVRLTHYESGIVVQCQDEKSQHKNKAKALRVLKSRLLEHKRAQEHAKRAHERKTLVGSGDRSERIRTYNFPDNRVTDHRINLTLYKLDSILAGNLQPVLDACVEYDRQQQRSEMGALDER from the coding sequence ATGCGCGAACTACTAGACGAAAAACTGGCCCGCTTCGAGGAGCTCGATCGCAAGCTGCTCGATCCGGCGGTGCTCACCAATTCGAGCCAGATGGCGGCGGTCGCCCGCGAACGCGGGTCGCTGGCCAAGCTGGCCATGAAGTACCGCCATTTTCTCGATCTGAACAAGCAGATCAGCGATACCAACGAGATGATCGCCGACGGCGACGCCGAACTGCGCGAGCTGGCCGAGGCCGAGCTGCCCAACCTGCGGGCCGAGCGCGAAACGCTGTGGGACGAGCTGCTGGATATGACCGTGGGCGGAGAAGACGCCAATCGCGCCAAGTGCGTAATGGAAATCCGCGCCGGCACCGGAGGCGACGAAGCCGCGCTCTTCGCGCGCGACCTTTATGAAATGTATCGGCATTATGCCGAGCAGAGGGGCTGGAAGGTCGAAGTGCTCGACCTGAGTCCCACTGAACTGGGCGGATTCAAAGAAATCTATCTGGGGCTGGAAGGCGAAGACGTCTATCGGCTGATGCGCTATGAGAGCGGCGGGCACCGCGTGCAGCGCGTGCCCCAGACCGAAGCCAAAGGACGCATCCATACCTCGGCCGCGACGGTGGCCGTGCTGGCCGAACCGGAAGACGTCGAGATCGACTTGAAGCCGGAGGATTATCGGCTCGACCTTTTCTCGGCGAGCGGACCCGGCGGGCAGCACGTGAACAAGACGCAGTCGGCGGTTCGACTGACGCATTATGAAAGCGGCATCGTCGTGCAGTGCCAGGACGAGAAGAGCCAGCACAAGAACAAGGCCAAGGCCCTGCGCGTGCTCAAAAGCCGGCTGCTGGAACACAAACGCGCGCAGGAGCACGCCAAGCGTGCCCACGAGCGCAAGACGCTCGTCGGCTCCGGCGACCGCAGCGAGCGCATTCGCACCTACAACTTTCCCGACAACCGCGTCACCGACCATCGCATCAATCTCACGCTCTACAAGCTCGACAGCATCCTGGCCGGCAATCTGCAGCCCGTGCTCGACGCCTGCGTCGAATATGATCGACAGCAGCAACGGTCGGAAATGGGCGCGCTGGATGAGAGATGA
- the rpmE gene encoding 50S ribosomal protein L31, whose translation MKKGIHPKYFETTVKCGCGNSFTTRSTMPELKVDICSACHPFYTGKLKYVDTAGRIEKFKNKFATAGYASLKRDKKTAKAATVETGEA comes from the coding sequence ATGAAAAAGGGAATCCACCCCAAGTATTTCGAGACCACCGTCAAGTGCGGTTGCGGCAACTCGTTCACCACGCGCAGCACCATGCCCGAACTGAAGGTCGATATCTGCAGCGCTTGCCATCCCTTTTACACGGGCAAGCTGAAATACGTCGACACGGCCGGACGGATCGAGAAGTTCAAGAACAAGTTTGCCACGGCGGGTTATGCCAGTTTGAAGCGCGACAAGAAAACGGCCAAAGCCGCGACGGTGGAAACCGGCGAAGCTTAG
- a CDS encoding 4a-hydroxytetrahydrobiopterin dehydratase: MQTQTVDQLTQKKCQPCEGGVEPYSLQESKAQLEKLAGWRLTHDGQRIRKEWTAKNFMVAIDFFNRIAEIAEADGHHPDLHLESYRKVAVELWTHAIGGLSENDFILAAKIDRLPIELKK; this comes from the coding sequence ATGCAGACGCAGACCGTAGACCAATTGACCCAGAAGAAGTGCCAGCCATGTGAAGGGGGCGTCGAGCCTTATAGCCTGCAGGAATCCAAGGCCCAGCTCGAAAAACTCGCGGGCTGGCGGCTGACCCACGATGGCCAGCGGATTCGCAAAGAGTGGACGGCCAAGAATTTCATGGTCGCCATCGACTTTTTCAACCGCATCGCCGAGATCGCCGAGGCCGACGGCCACCATCCCGACCTGCACTTGGAAAGTTATCGCAAGGTGGCCGTCGAGCTCTGGACGCACGCCATCGGCGGACTGTCGGAGAACGACTTCATTCTGGCCGCGAAGATCGATCGCCTGCCGATCGAGCTGAAAAAGTGA
- a CDS encoding aryl-sulfate sulfotransferase → MPSRFPGPNLILRLRSKRATVRTIVAASALLSLASLGRPTNGLQAFADDDAQPSGVDVFSFDFDDSRAFPGYNLMSPLNSNRTYLFDLRGRVVRTWESDCSPALCAYLLDNGHVLRGGAIGNESQVFGPGPGVGGRVQEFTWEGELVWDFPFYNARQIQHHDVAPLPNGNVLMIVWDRKTRQEALAAGRRPELTSDSHLLVDSLVEIRPTGKTTGEVVWEWHLWNHLVQDFDGGKPNYGNVAEHPELVDLNYVEDALAPLAVSRDAADKLKSVGYIGAKAARGRPRANPDWTHANSVAYNAALDQVVVSVHNFNEFWIIDHSTTTAEAAGHTGGRGGKGGDLLYRWGNPRAYRAGKKADQKLFGQHNAHWIDKGLPGEGHVLVFNNGGNRPDGSYSSVDELVLPVDSQGRYPRRPGAAYGPGGPVWSYTAPKKTDFYSFFISGAQRLPNGNTLICSGAEGVLFEVTPKKEVVWKFTNPVKGDRGPWGGFGPAPRPGQVLTPIVRALLAISPEQAAQLDAVQQDVDRRLAEVLRADQTQQLDEPQPQGPGRLGPSYQAGQVLAAADERRLNLSDEQQNELAALQKDVDRQLKKILTVEQRQQTQSGFALPDSVPDGAHVAGGPSRPGQPSPPVVQGASNSSDAMPVFRVYRCAANHAGLAGKNLVPGKTIEELEASEPDSPDRPFIPQAAGDASR, encoded by the coding sequence ATGCCAAGCAGATTTCCCGGCCCAAACCTCATTCTCCGCTTGCGGAGCAAGCGGGCTACGGTGCGAACGATCGTTGCCGCCTCGGCCCTGCTGAGTCTGGCAAGCTTGGGCCGGCCGACAAACGGTCTTCAGGCATTCGCCGACGACGACGCGCAACCGTCCGGCGTCGATGTGTTCTCGTTCGATTTCGACGACTCACGGGCGTTTCCGGGCTATAACCTGATGTCGCCGCTCAATTCCAACCGCACGTACCTGTTCGACCTGCGGGGACGTGTGGTGCGCACCTGGGAGAGCGATTGTTCGCCGGCGCTGTGCGCTTATCTGCTCGACAACGGCCATGTGCTGCGCGGCGGCGCCATCGGCAACGAGTCTCAGGTGTTCGGCCCCGGTCCGGGCGTCGGCGGACGCGTGCAAGAATTCACCTGGGAGGGCGAGCTGGTCTGGGACTTTCCTTTTTATAACGCCAGGCAGATTCAGCATCACGACGTCGCCCCCCTGCCCAATGGCAACGTGCTGATGATCGTCTGGGACCGAAAAACGCGCCAAGAAGCCCTGGCCGCGGGCCGCCGCCCGGAACTGACCAGCGACAGTCATCTGCTCGTCGATTCGCTCGTCGAAATCAGGCCCACCGGCAAGACCACAGGTGAAGTGGTGTGGGAGTGGCACTTGTGGAATCACCTGGTGCAGGATTTCGACGGCGGCAAGCCGAATTACGGCAACGTGGCCGAGCACCCGGAGTTGGTCGACCTGAATTACGTCGAGGACGCGCTGGCGCCGCTGGCGGTCTCCAGAGACGCGGCCGACAAGCTGAAAAGCGTGGGCTACATCGGGGCCAAGGCGGCACGGGGCAGGCCGCGCGCCAACCCCGATTGGACGCACGCCAACAGCGTGGCCTACAACGCGGCTCTCGATCAGGTGGTCGTCAGCGTTCACAACTTCAACGAGTTCTGGATCATTGACCACAGCACGACCACCGCCGAGGCCGCCGGTCACACGGGCGGCCGCGGCGGCAAAGGCGGCGATCTGCTTTATCGCTGGGGCAATCCACGCGCCTATCGCGCCGGAAAGAAGGCAGATCAAAAGCTGTTCGGCCAGCACAACGCCCATTGGATCGACAAGGGCCTGCCCGGCGAAGGGCACGTGCTGGTGTTCAACAACGGCGGCAATCGTCCCGACGGCAGCTATTCGTCGGTCGATGAGTTGGTTTTGCCGGTCGATTCGCAGGGGCGATACCCGCGCCGGCCGGGTGCCGCTTATGGACCGGGCGGTCCGGTGTGGAGCTACACGGCGCCGAAAAAGACCGACTTCTATTCGTTCTTCATTTCCGGCGCCCAGCGTCTGCCGAACGGAAACACGCTGATCTGTTCCGGCGCCGAGGGCGTCCTCTTCGAGGTGACGCCGAAGAAAGAAGTCGTCTGGAAATTCACCAACCCGGTCAAGGGCGACCGGGGACCGTGGGGCGGCTTCGGCCCGGCCCCGCGGCCCGGCCAGGTTCTTACGCCGATCGTGCGAGCGCTGCTGGCGATTTCTCCGGAGCAGGCCGCGCAGCTCGACGCCGTGCAGCAAGACGTGGACCGTCGTCTGGCCGAGGTTCTCAGGGCCGATCAAACGCAACAGCTCGACGAGCCGCAGCCGCAGGGGCCTGGCCGCCTTGGTCCTTCTTACCAGGCCGGTCAGGTGTTGGCGGCCGCGGACGAGCGCCGCCTGAACCTTTCCGACGAGCAACAGAACGAATTGGCCGCGCTGCAAAAAGACGTCGACAGGCAGCTCAAAAAGATTTTGACGGTGGAGCAACGCCAGCAGACCCAGAGCGGATTCGCGCTGCCGGATTCCGTGCCGGACGGCGCGCATGTCGCCGGCGGTCCGTCTCGACCCGGCCAGCCGTCGCCACCGGTTGTACAAGGCGCGTCGAACTCGTCGGACGCGATGCCGGTATTTCGCGTTTACCGTTGCGCGGCGAATCATGCCGGTCTGGCCGGCAAGAATCTCGTTCCGGGCAAGACCATCGAAGAGCTGGAGGCGAGCGAGCCGGATTCACCAGACCGGCCTTTCATTCCTCAGGCCGCCGGCGATGCCAGTCGGTGA
- a CDS encoding amidase — MAVPANAAWATIRELGGLLRGGEYTAAELAEFFLDRLERLAKPLNAVVTVTKALALDQARQADAELRAGRDRGPLHGIPYGAKDLLATRGIATSWGAAPLKEQMIDEDATVIHRLREAGAVLIAKLAMVEIAGGLGYDQAHASFTGPGLNPFNRQAWSGGSSSGPGSAVGIGAVPFAIGSETWGSIMTPACYCGITGLRPTYGRVSRHGAMALSWTMDKLGPMTRTADDCGLVLAAIAGADPLDPTCSQREYSYPPDDPHRPPFRLAVLKDATERVQPEVKANYEAAVERLAPWATCTEIDLPDLPYGTVSGTIISCEMAAAFEGLVKSGDIWEMTAPEDRWGAHAALFIPAKDYINAQRIRRKIQQAIDAWLAPFDALLAPTLATVAGPIDKPFSEYHRRWGSRELGGAENAAGIPAITVPNGFGERGLPTGLKFVGRAFDENRILAVARKYQEITDWHRRRPEE, encoded by the coding sequence GTGGCTGTGCCCGCCAACGCCGCTTGGGCGACGATTCGCGAACTGGGCGGGCTTCTGCGGGGAGGCGAGTACACCGCCGCGGAGTTGGCGGAGTTCTTTCTGGACCGCCTCGAGCGGCTGGCGAAGCCGCTCAACGCCGTCGTTACCGTGACGAAAGCATTGGCACTCGATCAGGCCCGGCAGGCCGACGCCGAGCTGCGCGCCGGCCGCGATCGCGGGCCCTTGCACGGCATCCCCTACGGCGCCAAGGACCTGCTCGCGACGCGCGGCATTGCCACCTCCTGGGGCGCCGCGCCGCTGAAAGAACAGATGATCGACGAAGACGCCACGGTCATCCACCGGCTGCGAGAGGCCGGGGCCGTGCTCATCGCCAAACTGGCGATGGTCGAGATCGCCGGCGGGCTGGGCTACGACCAGGCGCATGCGTCGTTTACCGGTCCCGGTTTGAACCCTTTCAATCGGCAAGCCTGGAGCGGCGGCTCGTCGAGCGGGCCGGGTTCGGCCGTCGGCATCGGCGCCGTGCCGTTCGCCATCGGCTCCGAGACCTGGGGTTCGATCATGACCCCGGCCTGCTACTGCGGCATCACCGGCCTGCGCCCGACCTACGGCCGCGTCAGCCGGCACGGCGCCATGGCGCTCAGTTGGACGATGGACAAACTGGGGCCGATGACCCGCACGGCCGACGACTGCGGACTGGTGCTGGCGGCCATCGCCGGCGCCGACCCGCTCGATCCCACGTGCAGCCAGCGGGAATACAGCTATCCGCCCGACGACCCTCACCGGCCGCCGTTCCGATTGGCCGTGCTGAAAGACGCGACGGAGCGCGTTCAGCCCGAGGTCAAGGCAAACTACGAAGCGGCCGTCGAGCGACTCGCGCCGTGGGCCACCTGCACCGAAATCGACCTGCCCGATCTTCCTTATGGCACGGTGTCGGGCACGATCATTTCCTGCGAGATGGCGGCGGCGTTCGAGGGTCTGGTGAAAAGCGGCGACATTTGGGAGATGACGGCTCCGGAAGACCGCTGGGGCGCGCATGCCGCGTTGTTCATTCCGGCCAAAGACTACATCAACGCCCAGCGAATTCGCCGCAAGATTCAGCAAGCCATCGACGCCTGGCTGGCGCCCTTCGACGCCTTGCTGGCGCCGACTTTGGCGACGGTGGCCGGCCCGATCGACAAGCCGTTCAGCGAGTATCATCGCCGCTGGGGAAGCCGCGAGCTCGGGGGGGCGGAAAATGCCGCCGGCATCCCGGCAATCACGGTGCCCAACGGTTTTGGCGAGCGGGGTCTGCCGACCGGCCTGAAATTCGTCGGCCGTGCCTTTGACGAGAATCGAATATTGGCGGTTGCACGTAAGTATCAAGAGATCACCGACTGGCATCGCCGGCGGCCTGAGGAATGA
- a CDS encoding DNA methyltransferase, which translates to MPIKRKHNDAPFLFQTDVVVKGKVEAITAASNGHRLYYDHPNGKLYQGDSIDWLASLATSSVDLIFADPPYNLNKAEWDSFDSQEAYIEWSLCWISHASRVLKPTGSMYVCGFSEILADVKHPASRFFKHCRWLIWHYRNKANLGHDWGRSHESILHFRKTDRFKLNVDEVRIPYGNHTLKYPSHPQAETSQYGSGAKRENWTPHPLGAKPKDVIEIPTTCNGMGEKTPHPTQKPEELLRRLVLAASRPGDLVLDPFSGSGTTIVVAEQLGRKWLACDLELKYNEWAVNRIEGVPKMTADAWLEMDRQNAARRESIR; encoded by the coding sequence ATGCCCATAAAGCGAAAACACAACGACGCCCCCTTCCTGTTCCAGACGGACGTCGTCGTCAAGGGCAAGGTCGAAGCTATCACGGCGGCGTCGAATGGCCATCGCTTGTATTACGACCATCCGAACGGCAAGCTTTATCAGGGCGACTCGATCGACTGGCTGGCATCGCTCGCGACATCCTCGGTCGATCTGATCTTTGCCGATCCACCGTATAACCTGAATAAGGCGGAATGGGACAGCTTCGACAGTCAGGAAGCGTACATTGAATGGTCGCTGTGCTGGATCTCGCATGCGTCGCGAGTCCTGAAGCCCACCGGTTCGATGTATGTGTGTGGATTCTCCGAGATTCTGGCGGACGTCAAGCACCCGGCATCGCGATTTTTCAAGCATTGCCGCTGGCTCATTTGGCACTACCGTAATAAGGCCAACCTGGGTCACGATTGGGGCCGGTCACACGAGAGCATCTTGCACTTCCGCAAGACCGATCGGTTCAAGCTGAACGTCGATGAAGTGCGCATTCCCTACGGCAACCACACGCTCAAGTATCCCTCTCATCCCCAGGCCGAAACCAGTCAGTACGGCAGTGGGGCAAAGCGTGAGAACTGGACACCGCACCCGCTTGGCGCGAAACCAAAAGATGTCATTGAGATCCCGACCACCTGTAACGGCATGGGCGAGAAAACGCCGCATCCGACCCAGAAGCCCGAAGAGTTGCTGCGGCGACTCGTTTTGGCGGCCTCGAGGCCAGGCGATCTTGTACTCGATCCCTTTTCCGGTTCGGGCACCACCATCGTCGTTGCCGAGCAGCTCGGCCGCAAATGGCTGGCATGTGATTTGGAGTTGAAATACAACGAATGGGCCGTAAATCGAATCGAAGGCGTTCCCAAAATGACGGCCGACGCGTGGCTGGAGATGGACCGGCAGAACGCCGCACGCCGCGAAAGCATTCGCTAG
- a CDS encoding flavoprotein, which produces MTGRELIIGVTGGIAAYKTAALVSQLVQGGAGVSVVMTESARRFIGPPTFEALTGRAVHVGVFDEVGHPLGAHIDLAEQAELVCVAPATANFLAKAAGGLADDLLSTLLLSFAGKVLMAPAMNCEMWAKAAVQRNVEQLRRDGVTIIDPEEGWLSCRKQGAGRMASPERIREVIVEQLGLPRS; this is translated from the coding sequence ATGACCGGCCGCGAACTGATCATCGGCGTCACGGGCGGAATCGCCGCCTACAAGACCGCGGCCCTGGTCAGCCAATTGGTGCAAGGCGGCGCGGGCGTGTCGGTGGTGATGACGGAGTCGGCCCGGCGGTTCATCGGCCCGCCGACGTTCGAGGCGCTGACCGGCCGCGCGGTGCATGTCGGCGTGTTCGACGAAGTCGGGCATCCTTTGGGGGCGCACATCGACTTGGCGGAGCAGGCCGAGCTGGTTTGCGTGGCGCCGGCCACGGCTAACTTTTTGGCCAAGGCGGCCGGCGGTCTGGCCGACGACTTGTTGAGCACGCTTTTGCTTTCCTTCGCCGGCAAGGTGCTGATGGCGCCGGCCATGAACTGCGAAATGTGGGCCAAGGCGGCCGTGCAACGCAATGTCGAGCAGCTTCGCCGCGATGGAGTGACGATCATCGATCCGGAAGAGGGCTGGTTGAGTTGCCGCAAGCAGGGCGCCGGCCGCATGGCCTCGCCAGAGCGGATACGCGAGGTGATTGTCGAACAGCTTGGCCTTCCGAGGAGCTGA
- a CDS encoding DNA-directed RNA polymerase subunit omega: protein MIDELREEAIVNKVGGRFKLSTLIQKRLVALNAGSRPLVDLKSQDKLEIVIQEILQDKIFLDTSSNLRTVEQAEEAGGPPELDLTDLS from the coding sequence ATGATTGACGAGCTTCGCGAAGAAGCGATCGTGAACAAAGTAGGCGGCCGGTTCAAGTTATCGACCTTGATCCAAAAGCGGCTGGTGGCCCTGAACGCGGGCAGCCGTCCGCTGGTCGACCTGAAGTCGCAAGACAAGCTGGAGATCGTGATCCAGGAGATCCTACAGGACAAGATATTTCTCGACACGTCATCGAACTTGCGCACGGTTGAACAGGCCGAAGAGGCCGGCGGACCGCCCGAGCTCGATCTGACCGACCTGTCCTAG
- the gmk gene encoding guanylate kinase: MTGKLVVISGPSGAGKTTLLKRLYATAPVPLVTSISATTRAPRPGEADGVDYHFLSKEEFARRRERGEFLECFEVYQRGDWYGTLKSEVTPRLAAGKWVVLEIDVQGTLAVVEQYPKAVTIFVRPSSLAELERRLRERGTESEAALGRRLEVARRELASADRYRFQVINDDVDTALKQLREILTSLENERDD, from the coding sequence ATGACGGGCAAGCTGGTCGTCATTTCGGGGCCGTCGGGTGCTGGAAAGACGACGCTCCTGAAGCGGCTGTATGCCACGGCGCCGGTGCCGCTGGTGACCAGCATCTCGGCCACCACCCGTGCGCCGCGGCCCGGCGAAGCCGATGGGGTGGACTATCATTTCTTGAGCAAAGAGGAGTTTGCCCGGCGGCGGGAGCGGGGCGAATTCCTGGAGTGCTTCGAGGTCTACCAGCGGGGCGACTGGTACGGTACGCTGAAGAGCGAAGTCACCCCTAGGCTGGCCGCGGGAAAATGGGTAGTCTTAGAGATTGACGTTCAAGGCACTTTGGCGGTGGTCGAGCAGTATCCGAAGGCCGTGACGATCTTTGTGCGGCCCAGTTCGCTGGCCGAGTTGGAGCGGCGGCTGCGCGAGCGTGGCACCGAAAGCGAAGCCGCCCTCGGGCGGCGGTTGGAAGTGGCCCGCCGCGAGTTGGCCTCCGCCGACCGCTATCGCTTTCAGGTGATCAACGACGACGTCGACACGGCTTTGAAACAGTTGCGTGAAATCCTGACTTCTCTGGAGAACGAACGAGATGATTGA
- a CDS encoding YicC/YloC family endoribonuclease, producing MLLSMTGFGEAHRQTNGVAVVVEVRTINNRYFKLTLKCGEGYSLLEPEIESVVRQQIRRGTVQVSLRVDRVRGSEDYQLNPAVLSNYRRQLQELSDQWQLGESVGLAQLLLLPGVVIENPTSPAEAEEEWPLVRDTLVAAMENLAQMRVEEGRAMAADLRANCLAIASELKQIESRAPLVVTAFRERLTDRLQATLAEFAVTLNPADLIKEVGLFAERSDISEEVVRLRSHLEQFDTIMESPESSGRKLEFLTQEMFRETNTIGSKANDVQIARHVIEIKASIERIREMIQNVE from the coding sequence TTGCTTCTCAGTATGACCGGCTTCGGCGAGGCGCATCGACAGACCAACGGTGTGGCGGTGGTCGTCGAAGTGCGGACCATCAACAATCGCTATTTCAAGCTCACGCTCAAGTGCGGCGAAGGTTACAGCCTGCTGGAACCGGAGATCGAGAGCGTCGTGCGTCAGCAGATTCGCCGCGGCACGGTGCAGGTCTCGCTGCGGGTCGATCGCGTTCGCGGCAGCGAAGACTACCAGCTTAATCCGGCCGTGCTCTCGAACTATCGCCGCCAACTCCAAGAGCTGAGCGACCAGTGGCAGCTTGGCGAGAGCGTGGGGTTGGCCCAATTGCTCTTGTTGCCGGGCGTGGTGATCGAAAACCCCACCAGCCCGGCCGAGGCCGAAGAAGAATGGCCGCTGGTGCGCGATACGCTCGTGGCGGCGATGGAGAACCTGGCCCAGATGCGGGTCGAAGAGGGACGGGCCATGGCCGCCGACCTGCGGGCCAACTGTCTGGCGATTGCGTCCGAGCTGAAGCAGATCGAATCGCGGGCACCCTTGGTGGTGACCGCCTTTCGCGAACGGCTGACCGACCGATTGCAGGCCACGCTGGCGGAGTTCGCCGTCACGCTCAATCCGGCCGACCTGATCAAAGAGGTGGGGCTTTTTGCCGAGCGAAGCGATATTTCCGAAGAGGTCGTGCGGCTGCGAAGCCATCTGGAGCAGTTCGACACGATCATGGAGTCGCCCGAAAGCTCCGGCCGCAAGCTAGAATTTCTTACCCAGGAAATGTTTCGGGAGACAAACACGATCGGCTCGAAGGCCAACGACGTGCAGATTGCGCGGCACGTGATCGAAATCAAGGCGTCGATCGAACGGATCCGCGAAATGATACAGAATGTGGAATAG